Proteins found in one Sorghum bicolor cultivar BTx623 chromosome 1, Sorghum_bicolor_NCBIv3, whole genome shotgun sequence genomic segment:
- the LOC8058069 gene encoding protein BRANCHLESS TRICHOME: MASVVQVEANHGAGSPPWKLYHNPHYAPHDNTHLSSCCSPSASCQARNRRDPEPPMIIAPDDYEEVEEVDDQGYGYGYGYGAMSSELELCVARIRDLRAELEFERRMRRKAEALSEALAAELADERRRGEAECRALREEAERALEGVEEERRMLRVAELWREERVQMKLADARAAVEEKLREIDDAVAQLHAATTTAAAAAASVSDINKSSSCCSSPDGSKSTSQHGQQSPSRTQPHRREPGGGENPHIRRGIKGFVEFPKAVRLRGPREERVDLVSNLECQRAQLRVLMRHRSPAAGMGLIDAPENLVV; the protein is encoded by the coding sequence ATGGCGTCGGTGGTGCAAGTGGAGGCCAATCATGGCGCCGGCTCTCCACCTTGGAAGCTTTATCACAACCCCCACTACGCCCCGCACGACAACACCCATCTCTCATCCTGCTGCTCGCCCTCTGCTTCTTGTCAAGCCCGCAACCGCAGGGATCCCGAGCCCCCTATGATCATTGCGCCCGACGATTACGAGGAGGTGGAAGAGGTCGACGACCAAGGGTACGGGTACGGGTACGGGTACGGCGCCATGTCGTCGGAGCTGGAGCTCTGCGTGGCGCGCATCAGGGACCTGAGGGCGGAGCTGGAGTTcgagcggcggatgcggcgcaaGGCAGAGGCGCTGAGCGAGGCGCTGGCGGCGGAGCTGGCCGAcgagcggcggcgcggcgaggCCGAGTGCCGGGCGCTGCGGGAGGAGGCGGAGCGCGCGCtggagggcgtcgaggaggagcGGCGGATGCTGCGCGTCGCCGAGCTCTGGCGCGAGGAGCGCGTGCAGATGAAGCTCGCCGACGCCAGGGCGGCGGTGGAGGAGAAGCTGCGGGAGATCGACGACGCCGTGGCCCAGCTCCacgctgctactactactgccgccgccgccgccgccagtgtCAGCGACATCAACAagagcagcagctgctgcagcaGCCCCGACGGGAGCAAGTCGACGAGTCAGCACGGGCAACAGAGCCCGAGCCGGACTCAACCGCACCGGCGAGAGCCCGGCGGCGGCGAGAACCCGCACATCCGGAGAGGGATCAAGGGGTTCGTGGAGTTCCCCAAGGCCGTGCGCCTGCGCGGCCCGCGCGAGGAGAGGGTGGATCTCGTGTCCAACCTCGAGTGCCAGCGGGCGCAGCTGCGCGTGCTCATGCGGCACCGGAGCCCCGCCGCCGGCATGGGACTCATCGACGCACCAGAGAACCTGGTCGTGTAG